The window AAGCGTATTCTCTCCAACTGTCTATCAGTATGGCCACCTGAGCGCGAATCGCAGACTTATCTTCAAGGAGAATGAATCCATGGATACAATAGACTCCTTTGACATTTGTAGCGTCGACGGTTGCAAGGGTTTCGAGATCGGCAGAGAGTATCTCACTAATATCGTGGACTTAATGTCCAGAATTTGCTCCACGCAAGAGCAAAAGATGGAAAAAGCGGCAGTAGCGATTGCAGACTCGATGGCTCATAATGGCCTTCTTCATGTATTTGGGACTGGACATTCCCACATGCTTGCCGAGGAGGTATTTTATCGCGCTGGGGGCTTCGCCAATGTCAATGCAATTCTTGAGACAGGTCTCATGTTTAATGACGGCGCCGCCAAGAGCACTGCTCTCGAACGTGTCCAGGGGTATGCCTCCATTATACTTAACGATTATGATGTTTCCCCGGGTGATGTAATTATCATTGCTTCTAATTCTGGCATAAATCCGGTACCGGTTGAAATGGCGATGGAAGCGAAAAAACGGGGGCTGTTTACAATTGCCATCACTTCCCTGCAGCATTCGAACTCTATGGATTCGCGTCACCCAAGTAACAAGAAACTCTATGAAGTGGTCGATCTATACATTGACAACTGCTGTGGCACTGGGGATGCCAGTGTTGCGATAAAGGATTTGCCATATCCAGTTGGGCCTACATCAACGGTGGCGGGAATCCTGATACTTAACAGCATTATGTGTCAGGTCGCGCAAAGGCTTGTAAGGAAAGGTATCATACCTCCAATATATGTTAGTAGCAACATCAATAATGGAGATAGGGTTGACTCTGAATTGGTAAAAAGGTTTAAGGGTAAGATAAGGCATCTATAGGTTCGGAGTTTTTGCCGGGCTAAAATAGAAAGACGAGCTATATATCATGTGCGGATCAATTTGTTACGGGACATGATTAATCTCTGGAGGTGTCTCAATATGAATATAGGCAGCGATGTCAGATCCTCTCCTGGTATACCCGAAAGTCTTTACATTGGGCCTGTTTTGGATGACGAGGAAATAACCGAAGTTGAACGGGTCCTGAGGTCCGGCAGAATCACGCAGCTATCAAGTGATGAGGTTGAAAGGTTTGAGAAGTCGTTTGCCTCCTATGTGGGAGCCAAAGAAGCCATAGCAGTGAATTCCGGGACTGCTGCAATACATACAGCGCTTGCCTCTTATGATATAGGTCCGGGAGATGAAGTGATTGTGCCTGCATTTACCTTTATTGGGACTGTCGGACCTGTTCTGCAGCAGGGGGCAACTCCAGTATTCGCAGACATAGATCTGGATACCTTCTGTCTTTCTCCCGAGGATATTGATCGTAAAATAACCACTAGAACTAAGGCAATTATACCTGTAGATCTATTTGGACATCCTGCGGATTTAGACGCAATCAGGAAATTGGCCGATGAACATGATCTCCTAGTGATCGAGGATGCTTGCCAATCTCACGGAGCTGAGTATAAAGGTCGTAAGCTTGGCAGCAT is drawn from Bacillota bacterium and contains these coding sequences:
- a CDS encoding SIS domain-containing protein, which encodes MDTIDSFDICSVDGCKGFEIGREYLTNIVDLMSRICSTQEQKMEKAAVAIADSMAHNGLLHVFGTGHSHMLAEEVFYRAGGFANVNAILETGLMFNDGAAKSTALERVQGYASIILNDYDVSPGDVIIIASNSGINPVPVEMAMEAKKRGLFTIAITSLQHSNSMDSRHPSNKKLYEVVDLYIDNCCGTGDASVAIKDLPYPVGPTSTVAGILILNSIMCQVAQRLVRKGIIPPIYVSSNINNGDRVDSELVKRFKGKIRHL